One Dictyoglomus sp. DNA window includes the following coding sequences:
- a CDS encoding tetratricopeptide repeat protein, protein MQNLYWRILIFSLILFNLSFSYNWKTLEKEYENILLKDSKNLEILFKLLVVYSAQGKLDKAFEFYKKINEIDPRFLSRKVEEINEKNDDSFSLYQLAFASYFGNRRDKALIYFQRLYERYPKDDWIISFLAYLYFEKENIKEAEGLIEEGLKINKDNEMLHALRCVIYYKKGNYILALREYFITLSILQKKGYKEIWELLRGLVNQ, encoded by the coding sequence TTGCAAAATTTATATTGGAGAATATTAATCTTTAGTTTAATTCTTTTTAATTTAAGTTTTTCATATAATTGGAAAACTCTTGAAAAAGAATATGAGAATATCTTATTAAAAGATTCAAAAAATTTAGAAATTCTTTTTAAACTATTAGTAGTTTATTCTGCACAAGGTAAGTTGGATAAAGCTTTTGAGTTCTATAAAAAGATAAACGAAATTGATCCAAGGTTTTTAAGTAGAAAGGTAGAAGAGATTAATGAGAAAAATGATGATTCCTTTTCCCTTTATCAATTAGCCTTTGCATCCTATTTTGGCAATAGAAGAGATAAAGCTTTGATATATTTCCAGAGACTTTATGAGAGATATCCTAAAGATGACTGGATAATTTCCTTTTTAGCATACTTATATTTTGAAAAAGAGAATATAAAAGAGGCAGAAGGATTAATAGAAGAGGGTTTAAAGATAAATAAAGATAATGAAATGTTGCATGCTCTTAGATGTGTTATATATTATAAAAAAGGTAATTATATTCTAGCTTTAAGGGAGTATTTTATTACTCTAAGTATTCTTCAAAAAAAAGGATATAAAGAAATTTGGGAATTATTAAGGGGATTGGTTAACCAGTAA
- the lpxB gene encoding lipid-A-disaccharide synthase: MKIMFSVGEVSGDVHGAYLIRTLKKYNSNLYFFGLGGERMEEEGLNLIANVTKFSTVGFVEPLPYIPIFLKLLNNLERVLEKEKPDLLILIDFQGFNIPLAKRAKKLGIPTIYYFAPQYWLWGKRENAYEVSKYLNWIISVFPQEYEVYRKYTHKVSFFGHPLVDYISQLETQKREDYLIGLFPGSRKQEINKLTPLFVKIATHFSKRGFKFLLPIASEQFLPLVKKYLDDSLNIELLSGKESYKVLQRVNFALASSGTVTLEASLLYCPLFVFYKISKLTYYIGKKLVHHKYISLPNILSGKEIYPEYVQKINIDKVISDIEDFINNSKRREEMLLDLKKVVSSLGEKGVLDRIANFILSRSYV, translated from the coding sequence ATGAAGATAATGTTTTCTGTTGGGGAAGTTTCTGGGGATGTTCATGGAGCTTATTTAATTAGAACTTTAAAAAAATACAATTCAAATCTTTATTTTTTTGGCTTAGGTGGAGAAAGAATGGAGGAAGAAGGCTTAAATTTGATTGCTAATGTTACTAAATTTAGTACTGTTGGTTTTGTTGAACCTCTTCCTTATATTCCTATTTTTTTAAAGCTTTTAAATAACCTTGAAAGAGTCTTAGAGAAGGAGAAACCAGATCTTTTAATTCTTATAGATTTTCAAGGATTTAATATTCCTCTTGCAAAAAGAGCTAAAAAATTAGGTATCCCAACAATTTATTATTTTGCTCCTCAGTATTGGTTATGGGGAAAGAGAGAAAATGCTTATGAGGTTTCAAAATATCTAAATTGGATAATAAGTGTCTTTCCTCAAGAATATGAAGTATATAGAAAATATACTCATAAAGTTTCCTTTTTTGGCCATCCTTTAGTAGATTATATTTCCCAACTAGAAACTCAAAAGAGAGAAGATTATTTAATAGGACTTTTTCCGGGAAGTAGAAAACAAGAGATTAATAAACTTACTCCTCTTTTTGTCAAAATTGCTACTCATTTTTCAAAAAGAGGTTTCAAGTTTTTATTACCTATTGCCTCAGAACAATTTTTACCATTAGTAAAGAAATATTTAGATGATAGTTTAAATATAGAACTTCTTTCGGGTAAAGAAAGTTATAAAGTTCTCCAAAGGGTAAATTTTGCATTGGCATCCTCTGGAACGGTAACTTTAGAGGCAAGTCTTCTTTACTGTCCTTTATTTGTATTCTATAAAATTTCAAAATTAACCTATTATATTGGGAAAAAATTAGTTCATCATAAATATATATCCCTTCCTAATATATTGTCAGGAAAGGAAATTTATCCAGAATATGTGCAAAAAATTAATATAGATAAAGTAATTAGCGATATAGAAGATTTTATTAATAATTCTAAGAGAAGAGAAGAAATGCTTTTAGATTTAAAAAAGGTTGTGTCTTCTTTAGGAGAAAAAGGAGTTTTGGACAGAATTGCCAATTTTATCTTGAGTAGGAGCTATGTTTAA
- the lptB gene encoding LPS export ABC transporter ATP-binding protein, translating to MSLETVGIYKYYGKRCVVKNVSLQVEPGMVVGLLGPNGAGKTTTFYTIMGEVFADEGRVLLEGKDITYLSMPKRAKMGLGYLAQDPTIFRKLSVEDNIRLVLELTNLTPREQKMKLDELIEEFHLQEVRKNYGYSLSGGERRRVEIARVLALSPKYILLDEPFAGVDPLTVQNLQETIHYLKNKNLGILITDHNVRDTLAITDYAYIIYSGEILISGTPQEIVNNDLARKFFLGERFNI from the coding sequence ATGTCATTAGAAACTGTAGGCATATATAAATATTATGGTAAAAGATGTGTTGTTAAGAATGTGTCATTGCAGGTAGAACCTGGAATGGTTGTAGGTTTATTAGGTCCTAATGGTGCAGGAAAAACTACAACCTTTTATACTATCATGGGAGAAGTTTTTGCTGATGAGGGTAGAGTTCTTTTAGAGGGCAAAGATATTACATATCTTTCTATGCCTAAAAGGGCAAAAATGGGATTAGGATATTTAGCTCAAGATCCTACAATATTTAGAAAATTATCTGTAGAAGATAATATTAGATTAGTATTAGAATTAACAAATTTGACCCCTAGAGAGCAAAAAATGAAACTAGATGAACTCATTGAAGAATTTCACTTGCAAGAAGTTAGAAAAAATTATGGATATAGTTTATCAGGAGGAGAAAGAAGAAGAGTAGAGATTGCGAGAGTTTTAGCTCTTTCCCCTAAATATATTCTTCTTGATGAGCCTTTTGCAGGTGTTGATCCCTTAACGGTTCAGAATCTTCAAGAAACAATACATTATTTGAAGAATAAAAATTTAGGAATTTTAATAACTGATCATAACGTGAGAGATACCTTAGCTATAACTGATTATGCATATATTATCTATTCTGGAGAAATACTTATTTCTGGAACTCCTCAGGAGATTGTGAATAATGATTTGGCAAGAAAATTCTTCTTAGGTGAGAGGTTTAATATTTAA
- a CDS encoding Gfo/Idh/MocA family oxidoreductase: MKKIKVGVVGVGYLGQHHVRIFSELPYVELVGIADINEKRVREMASLYQVPFYTTDYKDLLDKVDAVSIVTPTSSHFRIAKDFLEKGVHIFVEKPVTQTLEEAEKLVELASGKDLVFQVGHIERFNPAIQELKKYIRNPFYLEIHRMGSYDGRSEDIGVVMNLMIHDLDILFYILGKEKKIKDIQAIGYSLYTPYEDFAHVNLFFDDGITVSLTASRLSSKKLRKLEIHEIDGTFIHVDYIDQSITITRGSGRFLEPNIETPVLEREEPLRLELEHFISCILNGGSPLVTLEDGKLAIYIASEILKEIRIYNLKNASIY, from the coding sequence ATGAAAAAGATAAAAGTAGGGGTAGTAGGAGTAGGATATTTAGGACAGCATCATGTGAGAATTTTTAGTGAGCTTCCATATGTAGAGCTTGTAGGAATTGCAGATATCAATGAAAAAAGAGTAAGAGAAATGGCTTCCTTGTATCAAGTTCCTTTTTATACTACAGATTATAAGGATTTATTAGATAAAGTAGACGCAGTGAGTATAGTTACTCCTACATCTTCTCATTTTAGAATTGCCAAAGATTTTTTGGAGAAGGGTGTTCATATATTTGTAGAAAAACCTGTAACTCAAACTTTAGAAGAAGCAGAAAAATTAGTAGAACTTGCATCGGGAAAGGATTTGGTTTTTCAAGTAGGGCATATTGAAAGATTTAATCCAGCAATACAGGAACTGAAAAAGTATATTAGGAATCCTTTTTATTTAGAAATTCATAGAATGGGATCCTATGATGGAAGGTCAGAAGATATAGGGGTAGTAATGAATTTGATGATTCATGATTTGGATATTCTTTTTTATATTCTTGGAAAGGAGAAAAAGATAAAAGATATTCAGGCAATAGGATATTCTCTTTATACTCCTTACGAGGATTTTGCTCATGTTAATCTCTTCTTTGATGATGGAATAACTGTAAGTTTGACTGCAAGTAGATTAAGCTCTAAAAAATTGAGAAAGTTAGAAATTCACGAAATTGATGGGACATTTATTCATGTAGATTATATTGATCAAAGTATAACAATAACTCGAGGTTCCGGTAGATTTTTGGAGCCCAATATTGAAACTCCAGTTCTAGAAAGAGAGGAGCCTTTAAGATTGGAGTTAGAACATTTTATAAGTTGTATATTAAATGGGGGAAGTCCTCTAGTAACCTTGGAAGATGGAAAATTGGCTATATATATAGCCTCAGAAATTTTAAAAGAAATAAGGATATATAATTTAAAAAATGCTTCTATTTATTAG
- a CDS encoding DUF3084 domain-containing protein, translating into MSGFFLILILLILSGVIAYLGDYVGRKVGKKKLTLFNLRPKYTSRLISVFTGILIMLFTLLILSLSSENVRTAIFGLDRLKKQLSSLQVAVSIKNEELNSVIQKLSERTKEKELIREDLEKFRKELEKLELERKRLNDEVSRLNLEKNNLIKDKENLQRALYDISKRVSVLEKEKEKLTEEKRGLVEEIEFLSNTINLIRSEGIVFRRGELILNWVSRGNLSKNEAINEAKTLLHILEQIALNRGAGSSNDKGIVWLPKSEWDKLINSLMTPGEKLIRIIAMVNTFEREPVLVNLQIHPHYLVFRKNEVILTRVVDGSDTKDKIEARLFEILSDVNRIAQLRGVLPDPLTNTVGDVSLEEFYDIVYKIKEKGKKVILSVIATEDTYNSGPLKIRFEL; encoded by the coding sequence ATGTCTGGATTTTTCTTAATTTTAATACTTCTTATTTTAAGTGGAGTCATAGCTTATTTAGGAGATTATGTAGGAAGAAAAGTAGGTAAAAAGAAATTAACTCTTTTTAACCTAAGACCTAAATATACATCTCGTCTAATAAGTGTTTTTACAGGAATATTAATTATGCTTTTTACTCTATTAATTCTTTCTTTATCTTCTGAAAATGTGAGAACTGCGATTTTTGGATTAGATAGATTAAAAAAACAGTTAAGTTCTTTACAGGTTGCTGTAAGCATAAAAAATGAAGAATTGAATAGTGTTATTCAGAAGCTTTCTGAGAGAACAAAAGAAAAAGAATTGATAAGAGAAGACCTCGAGAAGTTTAGAAAGGAACTTGAAAAATTAGAGCTGGAAAGAAAAAGATTAAATGATGAGGTTTCTAGGCTTAATTTAGAAAAAAATAATCTTATTAAAGATAAAGAAAATCTTCAGAGAGCTTTATATGATATATCTAAAAGAGTATCGGTTTTAGAGAAAGAAAAAGAAAAATTAACTGAAGAAAAAAGAGGGTTAGTAGAAGAAATAGAATTCTTATCGAACACTATTAATCTAATTAGGAGCGAAGGAATAGTATTTAGAAGAGGAGAATTGATTTTAAATTGGGTAAGTAGAGGCAATCTATCAAAGAACGAAGCCATTAATGAAGCTAAAACATTGCTCCATATTTTAGAGCAAATTGCTTTAAATAGAGGTGCAGGATCCTCGAATGATAAGGGAATAGTATGGCTTCCAAAATCTGAGTGGGATAAATTAATAAACTCTCTTATGACCCCAGGTGAAAAACTCATTAGAATTATAGCAATGGTAAATACTTTTGAGAGAGAACCAGTATTAGTCAATTTGCAAATTCATCCTCATTATCTGGTTTTTCGTAAAAATGAGGTTATTCTAACGAGAGTCGTAGATGGAAGTGATACAAAAGATAAAATAGAAGCAAGACTTTTTGAAATATTATCCGATGTAAATAGAATAGCGCAACTTAGAGGAGTGTTACCAGATCCATTAACTAATACTGTGGGAGATGTTTCTTTGGAAGAGTTCTATGATATAGTTTATAAAATAAAAGAAAAAGGGAAAAAAGTTATATTAAGTGTGATAGCAACTGAAGATACATATAATAGTGGCCCTTTAAAAATAAGATTTGAATTGTAG
- a CDS encoding lipid-A-disaccharide synthase-related protein → MLLFISNGFGEDLIAREIIKNILEIKDIKIFVLPLVGEGKAYLTLPIEILNPRRDFPSGGFAFRSSLKYIFKDLRNGLFSFQKEQLRTLRSFREKKIEVVCIGDTYNLVMGSFTQKRPFFLPTAKSILNSSFYFPEIYLMKKLAKFVFTRDEPTYKYLKNFIPQTFYLGNPMFDGLENGEEKYEDIIALLPGSREESIANIELMLKACEIVFKEFPNFRYVVIVSPYLPEKCRDYFRNIIKKFDLPVTISFGNFSSIVKKAYIILGLAGTANEQAVFLKKLVVSFPGKGPQITSKFLKMQKALLGEGLEVVNNYKEAGERIIYFIKNPEEVRLRGEKGRERLGDKGADKIAKFILENINL, encoded by the coding sequence ATGCTTCTATTTATTAGTAATGGCTTTGGCGAAGATTTAATTGCAAGAGAAATTATAAAAAATATTCTTGAAATTAAAGATATTAAGATTTTTGTTCTCCCCTTAGTAGGAGAGGGAAAAGCTTACTTAACTCTTCCTATCGAAATTCTTAATCCAAGAAGGGATTTTCCTAGTGGTGGCTTTGCTTTTAGATCTAGTTTGAAGTATATCTTTAAGGATTTAAGGAATGGTTTATTTTCTTTTCAGAAAGAACAATTGAGAACCTTAAGGAGTTTTAGAGAGAAAAAAATAGAAGTGGTATGTATAGGAGATACATATAACTTAGTAATGGGATCTTTTACTCAAAAACGCCCTTTTTTTCTTCCTACTGCAAAATCTATATTAAATTCCTCTTTTTATTTCCCAGAGATTTATTTAATGAAAAAACTTGCTAAATTTGTCTTTACTCGTGACGAACCTACATATAAGTATTTAAAAAATTTTATTCCTCAAACTTTCTACCTGGGAAATCCTATGTTTGATGGGCTAGAAAATGGAGAAGAAAAATATGAGGATATTATTGCTTTGCTTCCAGGAAGTAGAGAAGAGTCTATTGCTAATATTGAACTAATGTTAAAGGCTTGTGAAATAGTATTTAAGGAATTTCCTAATTTCAGATATGTTGTTATCGTTTCACCTTACCTTCCTGAAAAATGTAGGGATTATTTTAGAAATATTATTAAAAAATTTGATTTACCTGTGACTATATCTTTTGGGAATTTTTCGTCTATTGTAAAAAAGGCTTATATAATACTTGGGTTAGCAGGAACTGCTAATGAACAGGCAGTATTTCTAAAAAAACTAGTGGTATCCTTTCCTGGAAAAGGTCCTCAAATTACCTCTAAATTTTTAAAAATGCAGAAAGCTCTGTTAGGAGAGGGATTAGAGGTAGTAAATAATTATAAGGAGGCAGGAGAAAGAATTATTTATTTCATAAAAAATCCCGAGGAAGTGAGATTAAGAGGAGAAAAAGGAAGGGAAAGATTAGGTGATAAAGGTGCAGATAAAATTGCAAAATTTATATTGGAGAATATTAATCTTTAG
- a CDS encoding ABC transporter ATP-binding protein/permease, protein MKYWKRIFELLKPNFLYLLGGFLCILIVNSSQLYAPKFVGELIDELNRTKDLSSLNKIALIIVGLLFLRSLFLYGQIYLLSFVGHKLVADLRNKLFSKIQYLSLEYFNKWSSSELISRTLQDTQLIQTSFLSSLSDFFYSIILLTGIILILIFSHWQLALATFIIIPLFVLSVSGIGKEIQRWSLAVQKKIADLTTIIQESIKGARIVRIFVKEEDEINKFKRENEKNFWRNVKIAQLTATQIPLASFLSALAIVFLIWLGSRKIAQNQLTLGSFIAFLTYVGMALEPATTLLRVFSGIKQASASFERIFEILDQGKDVIEFPNAKVLPPIKGLVEFENVYFTYDNKNWALKNINLRIRPGEKVAIVGISGAGKTSLVNLIPRFIDPTRGKVKIDGYDVREVKLSSLRNQIGFVTQETVIFHGTVKENIAYSKPNATYEEIIQASKMARAHDFIISLPNGYDTIIGEGGSGLSGGQAQRIAIARIILHNPRLVILDEATSSLDAESEALIQEALEELIKGKTTLIIAHRLSTIRKVDRIIVLDQGEIVEEGSHEELLNKKGVYARIIHWQLEEGEVKT, encoded by the coding sequence ATGAAATATTGGAAAAGAATATTTGAATTATTAAAGCCCAATTTTTTGTATCTTTTAGGCGGATTTTTATGCATTTTAATAGTAAATTCTTCTCAATTATATGCTCCTAAATTTGTGGGTGAGCTTATTGATGAGTTAAATAGGACAAAAGATTTGTCTTCTCTAAATAAAATTGCATTAATTATTGTGGGATTACTTTTTTTAAGAAGCTTATTCTTATATGGACAGATATATCTCTTATCTTTTGTAGGTCATAAATTAGTAGCAGATTTAAGAAATAAACTATTTTCTAAGATTCAATATTTATCCTTAGAGTATTTTAATAAATGGTCTAGTAGTGAATTAATATCAAGAACTCTTCAAGATACTCAACTCATTCAAACTTCTTTTTTATCAAGTCTTTCTGATTTTTTCTATTCCATAATTCTTCTTACTGGAATTATATTAATTCTTATTTTTTCCCATTGGCAATTGGCTTTGGCAACTTTTATTATAATCCCTCTCTTTGTATTGTCTGTATCAGGAATAGGAAAAGAAATACAAAGATGGTCTCTTGCAGTACAAAAGAAAATTGCTGATCTTACAACGATTATTCAGGAAAGTATTAAGGGTGCAAGAATAGTTAGAATATTTGTAAAGGAAGAGGATGAGATAAATAAATTTAAAAGGGAAAATGAAAAGAATTTCTGGAGAAACGTAAAAATTGCCCAATTAACTGCTACTCAGATTCCCCTTGCAAGTTTTTTAAGTGCTCTTGCTATAGTTTTTTTAATATGGTTAGGTAGTAGAAAAATTGCTCAAAATCAGCTTACTCTTGGTTCTTTTATTGCTTTTTTAACTTATGTAGGAATGGCTTTGGAACCTGCAACAACTCTTTTAAGGGTTTTTTCTGGTATAAAACAAGCTTCTGCTTCTTTTGAAAGGATCTTTGAAATATTAGATCAAGGAAAAGATGTAATAGAATTCCCTAACGCAAAAGTTTTACCACCCATAAAAGGTTTAGTAGAATTTGAAAATGTTTATTTTACCTATGATAACAAAAATTGGGCTTTGAAAAATATAAATCTAAGAATTAGACCTGGAGAAAAGGTTGCTATTGTAGGAATCAGTGGAGCTGGAAAGACATCTTTAGTAAATCTTATTCCACGATTTATAGATCCTACGCGAGGAAAGGTAAAAATAGATGGTTATGATGTTAGAGAAGTGAAATTAAGTTCTTTAAGAAATCAAATTGGTTTTGTAACACAGGAAACTGTAATATTCCATGGAACGGTAAAGGAGAATATCGCATATAGTAAACCTAATGCTACCTATGAGGAAATTATACAAGCTTCAAAAATGGCGAGAGCACATGATTTTATTATTTCTTTACCTAATGGATATGATACTATAATTGGGGAAGGAGGATCAGGATTATCAGGAGGACAAGCTCAAAGAATAGCTATAGCAAGAATAATCCTGCATAATCCTAGGTTAGTTATTTTAGATGAAGCTACATCTTCTTTAGATGCCGAATCTGAAGCTTTAATTCAAGAGGCTTTAGAAGAGTTGATAAAAGGAAAAACTACTCTTATTATTGCTCATAGATTATCGACTATCAGAAAGGTAGATAGAATTATAGTTTTAGATCAGGGAGAAATCGTGGAAGAAGGAAGTCATGAGGAATTGCTAAATAAGAAGGGGGTGTATGCAAGAATAATTCACTGGCAATTAGAAGAAGGTGAGGTGAAAACATGA
- the proS gene encoding proline--tRNA ligase, translated as MEEKKFVESITSQKEDFSRWYTDVILKAKLADYAPIKGCMVIRPYGYALWENIQKVLDEKIKKTGHENAYFPLFIPKSFLEKEAEHVEGFSPQVAWVTRGGDEDLVEPLAVRPTSESIICSMFSKWIQSWRDLPLLINQWANVVRWEKETRLFLRTTEFLWQEGHTAHRTQEEAEEEAIKMLNVYKEFFEKDLSIPVIAGVKTENEKFAGALRTYSVEVLLSDGRALQAGTSHNLGQHFAKAFNITFQDIDGERKYVWQTSWGVSTRVIGALIMTHGDDFGLVLPPRVAPYQIVIIPIWKEEKDKEKVYEYVDDIVLVLKEHFRVFVDKDEEHTPGWKFNEWELKGVPIRIEIGPREVEREEIFVVRRDLRVKITYKKINMVSDLKSLLEDIQKTMFDKALKFRNENTYEVKSFEEFKKIIDERRGFIKASWCGDGHCELKIKELTSATIRNLPFDWEEEKGNCILCGNSTNIKALFAKAY; from the coding sequence ATGGAAGAGAAAAAATTTGTAGAAAGTATTACTTCTCAAAAAGAAGATTTTTCTCGTTGGTATACTGATGTAATTCTAAAAGCAAAACTTGCAGATTATGCTCCTATCAAAGGATGTATGGTTATTAGACCCTATGGATATGCTCTATGGGAAAATATTCAAAAAGTCTTGGATGAGAAAATAAAAAAAACAGGACATGAAAATGCATATTTCCCCCTTTTTATTCCTAAAAGTTTTTTGGAAAAAGAAGCAGAACATGTAGAAGGATTCTCTCCACAAGTTGCGTGGGTAACTAGGGGAGGAGATGAAGACTTAGTAGAACCCTTAGCGGTAAGACCCACTTCAGAATCAATAATATGTAGCATGTTTTCTAAATGGATTCAATCTTGGAGAGATCTTCCCTTACTTATAAACCAATGGGCAAACGTGGTAAGATGGGAAAAAGAAACAAGACTTTTTCTCAGAACTACTGAGTTTTTATGGCAAGAAGGACATACTGCCCATAGAACTCAAGAAGAGGCGGAGGAAGAAGCTATAAAGATGTTAAATGTATATAAGGAATTTTTTGAGAAAGATTTGTCTATACCAGTTATAGCGGGAGTAAAAACAGAAAACGAAAAATTTGCAGGTGCCTTGAGAACATACTCTGTTGAGGTATTACTTTCTGATGGAAGAGCGCTTCAAGCGGGAACCTCACATAATCTTGGGCAACATTTTGCTAAGGCTTTTAATATAACCTTTCAAGATATCGATGGAGAGAGAAAATATGTATGGCAAACTAGTTGGGGTGTTTCTACGAGAGTTATAGGGGCTCTTATAATGACTCATGGAGATGATTTTGGCCTTGTTTTACCCCCTCGAGTGGCTCCATATCAAATAGTTATAATTCCCATATGGAAAGAGGAAAAGGACAAAGAAAAAGTATATGAATATGTAGATGATATTGTATTAGTATTAAAGGAACATTTTAGAGTCTTTGTAGATAAAGATGAAGAACACACTCCTGGATGGAAATTTAATGAATGGGAATTAAAAGGTGTACCTATAAGAATTGAGATTGGACCGAGGGAGGTGGAAAGAGAAGAAATTTTCGTTGTAAGAAGAGATCTGAGAGTTAAAATTACTTATAAAAAAATTAATATGGTTTCTGATTTAAAAAGTTTATTAGAAGATATTCAAAAAACTATGTTTGATAAGGCGTTAAAATTTAGAAACGAAAACACCTATGAAGTGAAATCTTTTGAGGAGTTTAAAAAAATAATTGATGAAAGAAGAGGTTTTATAAAAGCAAGTTGGTGTGGAGATGGACATTGTGAACTAAAAATAAAAGAGTTAACTTCTGCTACTATTAGGAATCTTCCCTTCGATTGGGAAGAAGAAAAAGGTAATTGTATCCTTTGTGGAAATTCTACAAACATAAAAGCATTGTTCGCAAAAGCATATTAA
- the dut gene encoding dUTP diphosphatase: protein MERIQIYIERIDKSLPLPSYFTEGACALDLFSREDFILPPFNEINGGKLIPTGIKIALPEGLLGLVLPRSGLSAKEGITILNTPGLIDSDYRGEILVNLINFSSKTFFGKKGMRIAQLLILSFQRIEWKEVNSLPPSKRGEKGFGSTGI from the coding sequence ATGGAAAGAATACAAATATATATAGAAAGAATCGATAAAAGTTTGCCTCTTCCCTCCTATTTTACAGAAGGAGCATGTGCCCTTGATCTTTTCTCGAGAGAAGATTTTATTCTTCCTCCTTTTAATGAGATAAATGGGGGAAAATTAATACCTACAGGAATAAAAATTGCCCTTCCTGAAGGTTTGCTCGGGTTAGTTCTTCCTAGAAGTGGGCTCTCAGCAAAGGAGGGAATAACTATACTTAATACTCCAGGTTTAATTGATAGTGATTATAGAGGAGAAATTCTTGTAAATCTCATTAATTTTTCAAGCAAGACCTTTTTCGGCAAAAAGGGTATGAGGATTGCTCAACTTCTGATTCTTTCTTTTCAGAGAATTGAATGGAAAGAAGTAAACTCTCTACCTCCAAGTAAGAGAGGAGAAAAAGGATTTGGAAGTACTGGGATTTGA
- the lpxA gene encoding acyl-ACP--UDP-N-acetylglucosamine O-acyltransferase, producing the protein MENNFNYTVFIHPSSKIEENVEIGPFTFIDKEVKIGKNTKIESNVILKEGTIIGENCHIHSGVILGDLPQDLNFKGEKSFLIIGNNVVIREYCVIHRATGEEKATIIGDDCYIMAYSHLAHNVKLGKRVIIANATQIGGYVEIDDQAFISALVGIHQFVRIGKLAMVGGLSKIVKDVPPYALVDGNPARIYGINTVGLKRANFSIEKRNLIKKIFHILFSDLPFEERIKRISEFEEEEAKEILEFIKNSKRGITPAVWRRIEE; encoded by the coding sequence TTGGAGAATAATTTTAATTATACAGTTTTTATTCATCCTTCCTCTAAAATTGAAGAAAACGTGGAGATAGGTCCCTTTACTTTTATAGATAAAGAAGTAAAAATAGGAAAAAATACAAAAATAGAAAGTAATGTTATTTTAAAAGAAGGAACTATTATTGGAGAAAACTGCCATATTCACTCAGGAGTTATATTAGGAGACTTACCTCAGGATTTAAATTTTAAAGGGGAAAAAAGCTTTTTAATAATTGGTAATAATGTGGTTATAAGAGAATATTGTGTAATTCATAGGGCTACTGGGGAAGAAAAAGCTACTATAATTGGTGACGATTGTTATATTATGGCATACTCTCACCTAGCTCATAATGTGAAATTAGGTAAAAGAGTAATTATAGCTAATGCAACTCAGATTGGGGGTTATGTGGAAATTGATGATCAGGCATTTATCAGCGCTCTTGTAGGTATTCATCAATTTGTAAGAATTGGAAAATTGGCTATGGTAGGAGGATTATCAAAGATTGTAAAAGATGTTCCTCCTTATGCTTTAGTGGATGGGAATCCTGCAAGAATATATGGGATTAATACAGTAGGATTAAAAAGAGCAAATTTTTCCATAGAGAAAAGAAATCTTATTAAAAAGATTTTTCATATTCTTTTTTCAGATCTTCCCTTTGAAGAAAGAATTAAAAGAATTTCGGAATTTGAGGAAGAGGAGGCAAAGGAAATATTAGAATTTATTAAAAATTCTAAAAGAGGAATAACTCCAGCAGTATGGAGGAGAATTGAAGAATGA